From Bacteroidales bacterium, the proteins below share one genomic window:
- the eco gene encoding serine protease inhibitor ecotin, whose product MKTISKNTLTMLFVCISMSIAITANGQVSEVQKALEAFPPAGKGMVRHVIEVKKQKDESSFKVEIMPGKNMLVDCNHHTLMGKLEEKDLQGWGYNYYEFSSNGQTRSTMMACNKPNETRFIYAQTLTVRYNSRLPIVIYAPEGYDIQYRIWKADKKTKNAVLK is encoded by the coding sequence ATGAAAACAATATCCAAAAACACATTAACAATGTTATTTGTCTGTATTTCCATGTCTATAGCTATCACGGCGAACGGACAGGTAAGTGAAGTCCAAAAAGCGCTGGAAGCTTTTCCTCCTGCCGGGAAAGGCATGGTCAGGCATGTAATTGAAGTCAAAAAGCAAAAGGATGAATCATCTTTCAAGGTAGAGATAATGCCCGGAAAGAATATGCTGGTAGATTGTAATCACCACACGCTGATGGGAAAACTTGAAGAGAAAGATTTACAGGGTTGGGGGTATAACTATTATGAATTTTCATCCAACGGACAGACCAGGTCTACTATGATGGCTTGTAATAAACCGAATGAGACCAGATTCATTTATGCACAAACCTTAACGGTCAGGTATAACAGCAGATTGCCTATTGTTATCTATGCACCGGAAGGATATGATATCCAATATCGGATATGGAAAGCCGATAAGAAAACAAAAAATGCGGTTTTGAAGTAA
- a CDS encoding DUF202 domain-containing protein yields METDNILTGSETFLRDKLAIQRTRLANQTTFLAFLRTSMYFLVAALSIRNLLDLPNRMFEVLLFIISGILLIVGFINFFYQKNIIDKGEMNLHE; encoded by the coding sequence ATGGAGACTGATAATATTCTAACAGGTAGTGAAACATTTTTACGGGATAAGCTTGCCATACAGAGAACGAGACTGGCTAACCAGACAACTTTTCTGGCCTTTTTAAGAACATCCATGTATTTTCTGGTAGCTGCACTAAGTATCAGAAATTTACTGGATCTACCCAACCGGATGTTTGAAGTTCTGTTATTTATTATTTCGGGTATACTCCTAATTGTTGGATTCATCAACTTCTTTTATCAAAAAAATATAATTGACAAAGGCGAAATGAACCTTCATGAATAG
- a CDS encoding SOS response-associated peptidase, which yields MCFHNSMSKKARELAVRYGRKTDLIETYRETLEEKYHISAFTNPDCIVITEKPEMKMMKWGLIPFWSKDEKNAFEIRKMTYNARSETIFHKLSFRNPIKSKRCIIPSTGYFEYHHEGTETIPYYIYLKTEEIFSFGGIYDSWYDKETGDTFYTYSIITTEANRFTGEIHNGGEEPQRMPLILNVEDEEMWMDHGLSNEKINKLMKPFPADVMAAYPINRDFIKMNPFNKKVLEEVE from the coding sequence ATGTGTTTTCATAACTCAATGAGTAAAAAGGCCCGGGAATTAGCAGTAAGATACGGACGTAAAACGGATCTGATAGAGACATACCGGGAAACATTAGAGGAAAAATACCATATTTCTGCATTTACCAATCCGGATTGTATTGTCATAACAGAAAAACCGGAGATGAAAATGATGAAATGGGGTTTGATTCCATTCTGGTCAAAGGATGAAAAGAATGCATTCGAGATCAGAAAAATGACTTATAATGCAAGATCGGAAACGATCTTCCACAAACTTTCATTCCGAAACCCGATCAAGTCGAAGCGTTGTATCATTCCTTCAACCGGATATTTTGAATATCACCATGAAGGTACAGAAACCATTCCTTATTATATTTATTTAAAGACAGAGGAGATATTTTCATTCGGCGGAATATATGATAGCTGGTACGATAAAGAAACCGGAGACACATTCTATACATATTCTATTATTACAACAGAAGCAAACAGATTCACAGGAGAGATACATAACGGAGGGGAGGAACCGCAACGGATGCCTTTAATTCTGAATGTGGAAGACGAAGAAATGTGGATGGATCATGGTTTGTCAAACGAGAAGATAAACAAGCTGATGAAACCTTTCCCGGCTGATGTGATGGCAGCTTATCCTATCAACAGGGATTTTATCAAAATGAATCCTTTTAATAAGAAGGTGCTGGAGGAAGTAGAATAG